The Nitrospira tepida genome includes a window with the following:
- the radA gene encoding DNA repair protein RadA, giving the protein MRAKTTFHCQACGYQAARWLGRCPDCGQWNSFKEIREAPASRGRPQALTDQVAQPTALGEIELAEEPRLPTGIGELDRVLGGGVVPGSVVLIGGDPGIGKTTLLLQALPKLAGPKERVLYVSGEESPRQIKMRANRLNVGTDSLFILSETSLQEMLNVVREFQPAALVVDSIQTVYSDQLTSAPGTVSQVQEVAAQLMWLAKRGGLPVFIIGHVTKEGAIAGPRLLEHIVDTVLYFEGDRGHAYRILRAVKNRFGSTNEIGVFEMKESGLEEVSNPSELFLAERPEHSTGSVVVSSLEGTRPILCEVQALVSSTSFSMPKRMANGVEVNRLSLLLAVMEKRLGMHVAGQDVYVNVVGGITIDEPAIDLGLVAAVTSSLREVPIDHRTVMMGEVGLGGEVRAVTQAELRIKEAAKLGFKRCLLPERNLAKLDNLGSFEVELVGVEEIGEALEAALV; this is encoded by the coding sequence ATGCGGGCCAAAACTACTTTTCACTGCCAGGCCTGCGGGTATCAGGCGGCGCGGTGGCTTGGACGGTGCCCGGACTGCGGACAGTGGAATAGTTTCAAGGAGATCCGCGAAGCTCCCGCCTCCCGCGGCCGTCCCCAGGCCCTTACCGATCAGGTGGCACAGCCCACGGCCCTTGGCGAAATCGAACTGGCGGAGGAACCGCGTCTGCCGACCGGGATCGGCGAATTGGATCGGGTCCTGGGCGGCGGCGTCGTGCCAGGCTCGGTCGTGTTGATCGGCGGCGATCCCGGCATCGGCAAGACGACCCTGCTGTTACAGGCCCTCCCCAAACTGGCCGGGCCGAAAGAACGGGTGCTCTACGTGTCGGGAGAGGAGTCTCCCCGGCAGATCAAAATGCGCGCGAACCGATTGAACGTCGGGACCGATTCGCTGTTTATCCTCTCCGAAACATCCCTCCAGGAAATGCTGAACGTCGTCCGCGAGTTCCAGCCGGCGGCGCTGGTCGTGGACTCGATCCAAACCGTCTATTCCGATCAGTTGACCTCCGCGCCCGGCACCGTGAGCCAGGTCCAGGAAGTGGCGGCGCAGTTGATGTGGCTGGCCAAGCGCGGCGGCCTGCCCGTGTTCATCATCGGGCACGTGACGAAGGAAGGGGCCATTGCCGGGCCGCGGCTGTTGGAACATATCGTGGACACGGTGCTGTACTTCGAGGGGGATCGGGGGCACGCCTACCGCATTCTTCGCGCCGTCAAGAACCGCTTCGGCTCGACGAACGAGATCGGCGTGTTTGAGATGAAGGAGAGCGGCCTCGAAGAGGTCAGCAATCCGTCGGAGCTGTTTCTGGCGGAACGGCCGGAGCACAGTACCGGGTCTGTGGTCGTGTCCAGCCTCGAAGGGACCCGTCCGATCCTCTGCGAAGTCCAAGCATTGGTTTCCTCGACCAGCTTCAGCATGCCCAAGCGGATGGCGAACGGGGTGGAGGTCAATCGGTTGTCGCTGCTGCTGGCCGTCATGGAGAAGCGACTCGGGATGCATGTGGCCGGTCAGGATGTGTACGTGAACGTGGTGGGAGGAATCACGATCGATGAGCCGGCCATCGATCTCGGGCTGGTCGCCGCCGTCACGTCGAGCTTGCGCGAGGTTCCGATCGACCATCGGACCGTCATGATGGGGGAGGTGGGGTTGGGAGGTGAAGTGCGCGCCGTCACCCAGGCCGAGCTGCGGATCAAGGAGGCGGCCAAGCTGGGATTCAAACGGTGCCTCTTGCCGGAACGGAATTTGGCCAAGCTGGACAATCTCGGCAGCTTCGAAGTGGAATTGGTGGGAGTTGAAGAGATCGGAGAGGCGCTTGAAGCGGCGTTGGTCTAA
- a CDS encoding DUF507 family protein, with protein sequence MRLSKERVRHLAQALSEQLQTEGLVRVAGDKKALGEALEQAITDELQVEDRLNAEVRELLKAYADQIERGQVDYQKMFTMIKTKLARDRGLVL encoded by the coding sequence ATGCGCTTGTCCAAGGAACGTGTCCGTCATCTCGCCCAGGCTCTCAGCGAACAGCTCCAGACGGAAGGGTTGGTTCGTGTCGCGGGCGACAAAAAGGCCCTGGGGGAAGCGCTGGAGCAGGCGATCACGGACGAACTCCAGGTCGAGGATCGCTTGAACGCCGAGGTGCGGGAACTCTTGAAGGCCTATGCGGATCAGATTGAGCGCGGTCAGGTCGATTATCAAAAGATGTTCACGATGATCAAGACCAAGTTGGCCCGCGACAGGGGACTTGTCTTGTAG
- the rimI gene encoding ribosomal protein S18-alanine N-acetyltransferase produces the protein MLAQDSDIKSTIPAGFVLQPATVGDLPEMVAIETASFSDPWTARMFEGEMTGNQFARVLVLRRRDHQGGYGRLVGYLCYWLIFDELRIMNLAVQEADRRQGLARAMVVHAVQEGRRAGVRHALLEVRAGNPAARGLYRGLGFQETGVRKHYYRNPCEDAILMRADLVSENRAD, from the coding sequence ATGCTGGCTCAAGACTCGGATATTAAATCGACCATTCCGGCGGGATTCGTCCTGCAGCCCGCAACTGTCGGGGACCTGCCGGAGATGGTGGCGATCGAAACCGCTTCGTTTTCGGATCCCTGGACCGCCAGAATGTTCGAAGGGGAGATGACGGGCAACCAATTTGCCCGTGTCCTCGTGCTCCGGCGGCGCGATCACCAGGGAGGCTATGGCCGCCTGGTCGGGTACCTCTGCTATTGGCTCATCTTCGACGAGTTGCGGATCATGAACCTGGCCGTGCAGGAAGCCGATCGGCGTCAGGGGTTGGCCCGCGCGATGGTGGTCCATGCCGTGCAGGAAGGTCGCCGAGCGGGAGTCCGCCACGCGCTCCTTGAAGTGCGCGCGGGCAATCCCGCGGCCCGCGGGCTCTATCGAGGGCTTGGATTTCAGGAAACAGGTGTGCGAAAACACTACTATCGGAACCCATGCGAGGATGCGATTTTGATGCGTGCGGACTTGGTTTCGGAGAATCGGGCGGATTGA
- a CDS encoding ligand-binding sensor domain-containing protein has translation MISRRTDETIRRLAAAGPAVLWTIVATFGLFGLFELIGWQPGDRAVYGKEGGFVIPNPAASIQALTAVNDQLIYAGTFGAGIYRSDNRGDQWVAANEGLSDPFVLSLATARDGTVYAGTFRGGVFRKKPSQAGWEPINEGLKRLEVKALVVSSGRLFAGTGDGVYEASEASPKWSVVTTGLDDTLVHALARSKDGTLYAGTSGKGIMRYRKQTPGWSRMRQGLKDHEGLVENFIRVITVDKDQELYIGTFDGGVFHSADRGENWRPISRALPNDSIRGIVAADKTLIVATGRGIYKTDNKGQKWVPLNKGLTEQSIQSLVASQNGTLYAGTNAGVFRSSDEGATWVGVSEGLRVEQEVPFTFQ, from the coding sequence ATGATTTCGCGCAGAACAGACGAGACCATTCGGCGGCTGGCCGCCGCAGGTCCTGCGGTCCTATGGACGATCGTGGCGACGTTCGGCCTGTTCGGCCTGTTCGAATTGATCGGATGGCAGCCCGGCGACCGTGCCGTCTACGGCAAGGAGGGGGGATTCGTCATCCCGAATCCCGCCGCGAGCATTCAAGCTCTGACCGCGGTGAACGATCAGCTCATCTATGCCGGGACCTTTGGAGCCGGTATTTACCGCAGCGACAATCGCGGCGACCAGTGGGTGGCGGCCAACGAAGGACTGAGCGATCCGTTTGTGTTGTCGCTGGCGACGGCGCGGGACGGCACGGTCTATGCCGGCACCTTTCGCGGGGGGGTGTTTCGCAAGAAGCCGTCACAGGCTGGATGGGAGCCGATCAACGAGGGGCTCAAGCGGTTGGAGGTCAAGGCGCTGGTGGTGAGCAGCGGCCGGTTGTTCGCCGGAACCGGTGACGGGGTCTACGAGGCTTCCGAAGCCTCGCCCAAGTGGTCGGTCGTGACGACCGGTCTCGACGACACCCTGGTGCACGCGTTGGCTCGGTCCAAAGACGGGACGCTCTATGCCGGCACGTCCGGAAAGGGCATCATGCGGTATCGCAAGCAGACGCCCGGCTGGTCGCGCATGAGGCAGGGCTTGAAGGACCATGAAGGGTTGGTGGAAAACTTCATCCGCGTAATCACCGTGGACAAGGACCAGGAACTGTATATCGGGACGTTCGATGGCGGGGTGTTCCACAGCGCGGATCGGGGAGAGAATTGGCGTCCGATCAGCCGGGCGCTCCCGAATGACTCCATCCGCGGCATCGTGGCCGCCGACAAGACCCTGATCGTCGCGACGGGACGGGGCATCTACAAAACCGACAACAAGGGGCAGAAGTGGGTGCCCTTGAACAAGGGGTTGACGGAGCAATCCATCCAATCGCTCGTGGCCTCTCAGAACGGCACGCTCTACGCGGGCACCAACGCCGGCGTCTTCCGCAGCAGCGACGAGGGCGCCACCTGGGTCGGGGTCAGCGAGGGATTGCGGGTCGAACAGGAAGTGCCGTTCACGTTTCAATAA
- a CDS encoding TolC family protein: protein MNPDSTSAFRHLSFTLCAFLLTAGMAFGQEEVLLKGTFLALRQAVEIGLKQHPAVQEAQAQVKAADARIKQAQSLYYPQVYANANTVAGAGRTNPRFLIGGGLLQENQSTFAGGLIANQRIYDFGFTQNMVESSKLAAEAQGQDLQARRSLIMLTVQRAYFNSLKRQRLVQIAEETVRERGTITGQIGALYRQQLKSKLDLNLAQVELTNAESQLVRARNDLKASFVELNRAMGIQGLDDYVLEDLPVAIRDLPPLPALLQDSLTHPELRRAKEFTASAEAKLVATKRQYLPTISAIASGGTFDPFDPRQAQQTGGWWTAGALVSMPLFTGFLIENQVREAGAQQAAAQAASANVEQALSQQVTTSYLETLTLAQQIRLAEEQVRTAQEALQLSQQRYKLGLGTVVEVTQAEVAVAAAKTRLAESQYDYVISQATLAYAAGLITADRPDEVLR, encoded by the coding sequence ATGAATCCCGATTCAACTTCAGCCTTTCGGCACCTCTCGTTCACGCTCTGTGCCTTCCTGTTGACCGCCGGCATGGCGTTCGGACAGGAGGAAGTTCTCCTGAAGGGAACATTTCTCGCCCTGCGGCAGGCCGTCGAAATAGGCCTGAAGCAACATCCCGCCGTTCAGGAAGCCCAGGCGCAGGTCAAGGCCGCGGACGCCCGGATCAAGCAGGCGCAATCGCTCTACTACCCGCAGGTCTATGCCAACGCCAACACCGTCGCGGGGGCCGGGCGGACCAATCCGCGGTTCCTCATCGGCGGAGGATTGTTGCAGGAGAACCAGTCCACGTTTGCCGGCGGCCTGATCGCCAACCAACGGATTTACGACTTCGGCTTCACGCAAAACATGGTGGAATCCTCCAAACTCGCAGCCGAGGCGCAGGGACAGGACCTGCAAGCGCGCCGCTCGCTCATTATGCTGACCGTGCAACGGGCCTACTTCAACAGCCTCAAGCGGCAACGGCTCGTGCAAATTGCGGAGGAAACCGTCCGGGAGCGGGGCACGATCACCGGCCAGATCGGAGCCCTCTATCGGCAACAGCTCAAGTCCAAGCTCGACCTCAATCTGGCGCAGGTCGAATTGACGAACGCCGAATCGCAGCTCGTGCGGGCCCGCAATGACTTGAAGGCCAGTTTCGTCGAGTTGAACCGCGCGATGGGCATTCAAGGCCTGGATGATTACGTGCTGGAGGATCTCCCGGTCGCCATCCGCGACCTGCCTCCGCTTCCCGCTCTCCTACAGGACAGCCTGACCCATCCGGAATTGCGGCGCGCCAAGGAGTTCACGGCTTCGGCCGAGGCCAAGCTCGTCGCGACCAAACGGCAATACCTTCCGACAATCTCCGCCATTGCCAGCGGCGGCACGTTCGATCCCTTTGATCCAAGGCAAGCCCAGCAGACCGGGGGGTGGTGGACGGCGGGGGCCCTGGTGTCCATGCCGCTGTTCACGGGCTTCCTCATCGAAAACCAGGTGCGGGAAGCCGGCGCCCAACAGGCGGCGGCGCAGGCGGCCAGCGCCAACGTCGAGCAGGCGCTGAGCCAGCAGGTGACGACTTCCTACCTCGAAACGCTGACGCTCGCCCAGCAGATCCGACTCGCGGAGGAGCAGGTCCGGACGGCGCAGGAGGCGTTGCAATTGTCGCAGCAGCGGTACAAGTTGGGCCTGGGCACCGTCGTCGAAGTGACGCAGGCCGAAGTCGCGGTGGCGGCCGCCAAGACGCGCCTCGCGGAGTCGCAATACGACTATGTGATTTCCCAGGCGACCCTGGCCTATGCGGCGGGACTCATCACGGCCGACCGTCCGGATGAAGTGCTGCGGTAG
- a CDS encoding Stp1/IreP family PP2C-type Ser/Thr phosphatase, with amino-acid sequence MTAPIRQWIGYGLSDIGLIRASNQDALLVLNDHGIWAVADGMGGHAGGDVASGLAIAAIRRLAAEAPPSGPAAGSMADAERFLRASVQAANRRVFEESAAVRSLRGMGTTLVVLMIRDSPRPIAYLAHVGDSRAYLYRHGALRLLTRDHSLVEDYIRRGLLTRDQAATHPRRHVLTRAIGLDPTVEAEITQAELEPNDLLILCTDGLTKMLDDQDLALLAAKAGQGPAELCRALVAEANRRGGEDNVTVLVCAYRDSRSGSIDKASAAA; translated from the coding sequence ATGACGGCACCCATCAGACAATGGATCGGATATGGACTCAGCGACATCGGCCTCATACGCGCTTCCAATCAAGATGCTCTGCTTGTCCTGAACGATCACGGCATCTGGGCGGTCGCCGACGGCATGGGCGGCCATGCGGGAGGCGATGTCGCCAGCGGGTTGGCGATTGCGGCCATCCGCCGCCTGGCGGCGGAAGCCCCTCCTTCCGGCCCCGCCGCCGGTTCCATGGCGGACGCCGAACGGTTCCTTCGAGCTTCGGTCCAAGCGGCAAATCGCCGCGTGTTCGAGGAAAGCGCGGCCGTTCGAAGCCTGCGCGGGATGGGAACGACTTTGGTGGTCCTGATGATCAGGGACAGCCCAAGACCGATCGCCTACCTCGCGCACGTCGGCGATAGTCGCGCCTATCTCTACCGCCATGGAGCCTTGCGGCTGCTCACCCGTGACCATTCTCTCGTGGAAGACTATATCCGCCGAGGTCTGCTCACGCGGGACCAAGCCGCCACCCATCCACGTCGGCATGTCTTGACTCGCGCGATCGGCTTGGACCCGACTGTCGAGGCCGAGATCACACAGGCCGAGCTGGAACCGAACGATCTGCTGATCCTCTGCACCGACGGCCTGACCAAGATGCTCGATGACCAGGATCTCGCCCTGTTGGCGGCCAAGGCCGGACAAGGCCCGGCCGAATTGTGCCGCGCATTGGTCGCCGAAGCCAACCGCCGGGGCGGAGAAGACAACGTCACGGTACTCGTCTGCGCGTATCGCGATTCCCGGTCCGGATCCATTGACAAGGCCTCGGCCGCCGCGTAG
- the bcp gene encoding thioredoxin-dependent thiol peroxidase: MAKELASGDAAPEFALPDQSGKPVSLKSLKGKQVVLYFYPKDDTPGCTKEACGFRDSMARLTKSGAVVIGVSLDGKEAHQKFIAKYSLPFTLLSDEDAAVAKAYGVYKQKNMYGKKYWGIERSTFVIDEKGKIKEVFRKVKVDGHVDEVLASLK, encoded by the coding sequence ATGGCAAAAGAGCTGGCGAGCGGGGATGCGGCACCTGAGTTTGCGTTGCCTGATCAGTCGGGAAAGCCGGTGAGTCTCAAGTCGCTGAAAGGAAAGCAGGTGGTGCTGTATTTCTACCCCAAGGACGACACGCCGGGTTGCACCAAGGAAGCCTGCGGCTTCCGCGATTCCATGGCGCGCCTGACCAAGTCGGGAGCGGTGGTGATCGGGGTCAGCCTGGACGGCAAGGAAGCCCATCAGAAATTCATCGCCAAGTACAGCCTGCCGTTCACGCTCCTGTCCGACGAAGATGCAGCGGTGGCTAAGGCCTACGGCGTGTACAAACAGAAGAACATGTACGGCAAAAAGTACTGGGGCATCGAACGCAGCACGTTCGTGATCGACGAGAAGGGCAAAATCAAAGAGGTGTTTCGCAAGGTGAAAGTCGACGGCCATGTCGACGAAGTGTTGGCCTCATTGAAGTAA
- the tatC gene encoding twin-arginine translocase subunit TatC, with amino-acid sequence MAAVLAPLQAHIRSIKHRLLVIAGTVMAAFVVLFAYSAEMVAWLKRPLADDLVFYGPTEAFFASVKVALFASVVVSLPVIFYQFWKFVEPALLQKERRWAIPLFCLAAGLFMLGLVFCNLVILPLVIAFFVDFGMERSLTPQLAVGTYIDFNTKFLFVMGCAFELPLAMSLLARAGVVGWQVFARYRRHAILASLILSAIVTPDATMFTMLLMAVPLMVLYEIGIWGAWWFRRYAPAASANQSFTIDGELPIETAGHRMR; translated from the coding sequence ATGGCGGCCGTCCTCGCTCCACTTCAAGCGCACATCCGCTCGATCAAGCACCGGTTGCTGGTCATCGCGGGGACCGTGATGGCGGCCTTCGTCGTGCTGTTCGCCTATTCGGCCGAGATGGTGGCGTGGCTGAAGCGCCCGCTCGCGGATGATCTCGTGTTTTATGGCCCGACCGAGGCCTTTTTCGCGTCCGTCAAGGTGGCGCTGTTCGCGTCGGTGGTGGTCAGCCTTCCCGTGATTTTTTACCAGTTTTGGAAATTCGTGGAGCCGGCTCTTCTTCAGAAGGAGCGGCGCTGGGCGATTCCGCTGTTTTGTCTGGCGGCGGGCCTGTTCATGCTGGGATTGGTTTTCTGCAACCTGGTGATCCTCCCGTTGGTCATCGCATTTTTCGTCGATTTCGGCATGGAACGCTCCCTGACCCCGCAGTTGGCGGTCGGCACCTACATCGATTTCAACACCAAGTTCCTGTTCGTGATGGGCTGCGCGTTTGAGTTGCCGCTGGCCATGTCGCTGCTGGCCCGCGCCGGCGTGGTCGGCTGGCAGGTCTTCGCCCGGTACCGGCGGCATGCGATTCTCGCCTCGTTGATCCTCTCGGCGATCGTGACGCCGGACGCCACCATGTTTACCATGCTGTTGATGGCCGTGCCGTTGATGGTGCTGTATGAGATCGGCATCTGGGGCGCCTGGTGGTTCCGCCGATACGCTCCGGCCGCCTCAGCGAACCAATCGTTCACGATCGACGGCGAGTTGCCCATCGAGACCGCCGGGCATCGCATGCGCTAG
- a CDS encoding cyclophilin-like fold protein, whose protein sequence is MADTSKRIKITVGPVRVEAELKSNKTADSVYAALPVEAPLNTWGEEYYCKIVGVKDFRETATTKVKIGDIAWWGPGEVLAIFFGRTPMSMGSDPVPADRVNVIGQIVGDATVLRQGFDASKITIEKV, encoded by the coding sequence ATGGCCGACACCTCGAAACGCATCAAGATCACCGTCGGACCCGTTCGGGTCGAGGCGGAACTCAAGTCCAATAAGACCGCGGACAGCGTCTATGCGGCCTTGCCTGTCGAGGCGCCGTTGAATACATGGGGCGAGGAGTACTATTGTAAGATAGTGGGCGTGAAGGATTTTCGCGAAACCGCGACAACCAAAGTCAAAATCGGCGACATTGCCTGGTGGGGACCGGGGGAGGTGCTGGCGATTTTTTTCGGGCGGACCCCGATGAGCATGGGATCCGACCCGGTGCCGGCCGACCGCGTCAACGTCATCGGACAGATCGTTGGAGATGCGACGGTCTTGAGACAAGGATTCGATGCCAGCAAGATCACAATCGAAAAAGTGTAA
- a CDS encoding tetratricopeptide repeat protein, whose translation MRRHGMTHRLLCLLMLFMALASAGCPRSKPQPLIPLPLDSRAPQEAIALTEQGSGAYQSQQFDEAKQYFEQAVKMVPRLGAAHYNLALALNALGDAQAAHDEFIEAATLEPGHKVIWDSPALRPYGNPEVSRPAQAPPSVNNRRGPTSGLGGIGSGS comes from the coding sequence ATGCGTAGACACGGAATGACACATCGGTTGCTGTGCCTGTTGATGCTGTTCATGGCATTGGCGAGCGCTGGCTGTCCTCGGTCCAAACCTCAGCCGCTGATTCCCTTGCCGCTTGACTCGCGCGCGCCCCAGGAGGCCATCGCGCTCACGGAACAGGGAAGCGGAGCCTATCAAAGCCAGCAGTTCGACGAGGCCAAGCAGTATTTTGAGCAAGCGGTCAAAATGGTCCCTCGCCTGGGGGCCGCCCATTACAATCTGGCCCTGGCCCTCAACGCGCTGGGGGATGCCCAGGCGGCGCACGATGAATTTATCGAGGCCGCGACGCTTGAACCGGGACACAAGGTCATCTGGGATTCTCCGGCCTTGAGACCCTACGGCAATCCGGAAGTCTCGCGGCCGGCTCAGGCGCCGCCGAGCGTCAACAACCGGCGGGGACCCACCAGCGGGCTGGGCGGTATCGGATCGGGCAGTTGA
- a CDS encoding DUF465 domain-containing protein, with translation MLNDESVIADRLRATNMEYRELEEAHHRLDAELADLQKRHVLTPAEELLKKQIQKEKLSKKDQMAELIRRAREERLGTPTR, from the coding sequence ATGCTCAACGACGAGAGCGTCATCGCCGATCGGCTGCGGGCCACGAACATGGAGTACCGGGAGCTGGAGGAGGCCCACCACCGGCTCGATGCCGAGCTTGCAGATCTGCAAAAGCGACATGTGTTGACGCCGGCCGAGGAACTCTTGAAGAAGCAGATTCAAAAGGAAAAGCTGTCCAAGAAAGACCAAATGGCTGAACTGATCCGGCGCGCCAGGGAAGAGAGGCTCGGCACGCCGACACGGTAA
- the tsaB gene encoding tRNA (adenosine(37)-N6)-threonylcarbamoyltransferase complex dimerization subunit type 1 TsaB — MKILAIETATVDQSVAILDDDRVLALTEQNEPNSHAKWLVPAIDRALRDCRLSLSDLDGLALSIGPGSFTGLRVGLATLLGFRSVTGLPIAAVPTLEALASNVEPGPLPICSVLKCRQGELYWAQYEWIGAGELKAMLEERVGPPAAISQTLRKPTVVVGSAWELYGDQIVTAADRRHGHFQPAPPERMKPSALSVGLLGLARLKRGELFESGQAPLYVQRAEAEIKQGVVPSKSRQIIKGLGKAKRRPTKQAGIPAGS, encoded by the coding sequence ATGAAGATTCTCGCTATTGAAACGGCGACAGTTGACCAGAGCGTGGCGATTCTGGACGACGACCGAGTCCTGGCCTTGACCGAGCAGAACGAGCCCAACAGCCATGCAAAGTGGCTCGTGCCGGCCATCGACCGGGCGTTGAGGGATTGCCGGCTGTCGTTGTCCGATCTGGACGGTCTGGCCCTATCGATCGGCCCCGGTTCCTTCACCGGACTCAGGGTTGGGCTGGCAACGCTGTTGGGATTCCGTTCGGTGACAGGGTTGCCGATAGCGGCTGTGCCGACTCTCGAAGCCCTGGCTTCGAATGTGGAGCCTGGGCCATTGCCCATCTGCTCAGTCTTGAAGTGCCGGCAGGGCGAGCTCTATTGGGCGCAATATGAATGGATCGGCGCCGGCGAGCTGAAGGCCATGCTGGAAGAACGGGTCGGACCACCGGCAGCGATCAGCCAAACCCTCCGCAAGCCGACCGTCGTAGTGGGATCGGCCTGGGAACTGTATGGGGATCAGATTGTCACAGCGGCGGACCGCCGCCACGGCCACTTTCAACCGGCCCCACCGGAACGGATGAAGCCGTCCGCCCTGTCAGTCGGACTCCTGGGTCTGGCGCGTTTGAAGAGAGGCGAGCTATTTGAATCGGGCCAGGCTCCGCTCTATGTGCAGCGCGCGGAAGCGGAGATCAAGCAAGGGGTGGTGCCGAGCAAATCGAGGCAGATCATCAAGGGACTGGGAAAGGCCAAGAGACGGCCCACCAAGCAAGCCGGGATCCCAGCCGGTTCATAG
- a CDS encoding peptidylprolyl isomerase: MKGEPLGEIVLRFFPDVAPKHVENFVKLAREKFYDGTTFHRVIPGFMIQGGDPNSKNPDRALHGMGGPGHKVKAEFNSRPHKRGAVSMARANDPDSAGSQFFICVADSHFLDWNYTVFGEVVSGMEVADRVVNAKRDGRDNPLERVEMTVTITE, translated from the coding sequence ATGAAGGGCGAGCCGTTGGGCGAGATCGTGCTGCGATTCTTTCCGGACGTGGCGCCCAAACACGTGGAGAATTTCGTCAAGCTCGCCCGCGAAAAATTTTACGACGGCACCACCTTTCATCGCGTGATTCCCGGCTTCATGATCCAGGGCGGCGATCCGAACAGCAAGAACCCCGACCGCGCCCTGCACGGCATGGGAGGCCCGGGCCACAAGGTCAAGGCGGAGTTCAACAGCAGGCCCCACAAGCGCGGGGCGGTCTCCATGGCTCGGGCCAACGACCCCGACAGCGCTGGGTCGCAGTTTTTCATCTGCGTCGCCGATTCCCACTTTCTGGACTGGAACTATACGGTGTTTGGAGAGGTGGTCAGCGGAATGGAGGTGGCGGACCGGGTCGTGAACGCAAAACGGGACGGCCGCGACAACCCGCTGGAGCGGGTCGAGATGACGGTGACCATTACTGAGTGA
- a CDS encoding DUF507 family protein, whose protein sequence is MLSDDKISHLSHVILASLKRTPAATLDGDEAKVLRLIKWVLASELEQEAAIDRTVRQRLASYARPLVEGTQEWDVLYRKFSEEELRRRIGTR, encoded by the coding sequence ATGTTGAGCGACGACAAGATCTCGCATCTTTCGCACGTCATCCTGGCGAGCCTTAAACGCACGCCGGCCGCAACGCTGGACGGCGACGAGGCCAAAGTGTTGCGGCTCATTAAATGGGTGCTGGCGTCGGAATTGGAACAAGAAGCCGCGATCGACCGCACGGTGCGCCAACGGCTGGCCTCCTATGCCAGGCCCCTCGTCGAGGGGACACAGGAGTGGGACGTGCTGTATCGGAAGTTTTCAGAAGAGGAACTGCGCCGGCGGATCGGGACCCGCTAG